The Microbacterium sp. LWO12-1.2 genome includes a window with the following:
- a CDS encoding SDR family NAD(P)-dependent oxidoreductase produces MASFDSTLGLQDRRIVVTGAASGIGRATAIALAGAGARLALLDWDEAGLAQTAAELSGDTAPVTHQVDVSDEKSVDSAFTAITSEWGGIDVLINVAGIMRDQMADIRNITVQDWQRVLDVNLTGSFLTARAASRTMIPAGGGTIILVGSPAGVAGASGSISYGSSKGGVNGLAMTLERHLGEHGIRVHNFLPGSVDTPLFNRSLDNGVANGADQSYADHAREIAVSPEGIGRALALLASPWAADLKGNIFTR; encoded by the coding sequence ATGGCATCGTTCGACAGCACATTGGGACTGCAGGATCGGCGCATCGTCGTCACCGGCGCCGCGAGCGGCATCGGCCGCGCGACCGCGATCGCGCTCGCCGGGGCAGGCGCCCGCCTGGCACTCCTGGACTGGGACGAAGCGGGGCTCGCACAGACCGCCGCTGAACTCTCCGGCGACACCGCCCCCGTGACGCACCAGGTCGATGTCAGCGACGAGAAGTCGGTCGACAGCGCATTCACGGCGATCACCTCCGAGTGGGGCGGAATCGACGTGCTCATCAACGTCGCCGGCATCATGCGCGACCAGATGGCCGACATCCGGAACATCACGGTGCAGGACTGGCAGCGCGTCCTCGACGTCAACCTCACCGGCAGCTTCCTCACTGCGCGCGCCGCCAGCCGGACGATGATCCCCGCCGGGGGCGGCACCATCATCCTCGTCGGATCGCCCGCCGGCGTGGCGGGGGCCAGCGGCTCCATCTCCTACGGCAGCAGCAAGGGGGGCGTGAACGGCCTGGCGATGACACTCGAACGCCACCTCGGAGAGCACGGCATCCGCGTGCACAACTTCCTGCCGGGCTCGGTCGACACCCCGCTGTTCAACCGTTCACTCGACAACGGCGTCGCCAACGGCGCTGATCAGTCCTACGCGGACCACGCCCGCGAGATCGCCGTGAGCCCCGAGGGCATCGGCCGCGCACTCGCCCTGCTGGCGTCGCCGTGGGCAGCCGACCTCAAAGGCAACATCTTCACGCGCTGA
- a CDS encoding RraA family protein encodes MVDRGDQRALFTAVLSDIMDGLGLGGQVADPSLRPLQAGMRVVGYARPCRAVSVNREPEAPYAALMQIIDDLQDQDVLLIGMDQHATSAIFGGLLATAVSSAGGRGVIVDGFARDADEIVGIGLPTFVKGLVPLDSYGRDEVVEIDQPINIAGVPAGRGDLVFGDEDGLVVVPQARLGEVLRLAFEKVAGEGDVRAALKGGMSTSDAFARFGIL; translated from the coding sequence ATGGTCGATCGAGGAGATCAACGCGCCCTCTTCACTGCGGTGCTGAGCGACATCATGGACGGGCTGGGGCTGGGAGGGCAGGTCGCCGATCCATCGCTGCGCCCGCTGCAGGCCGGAATGCGTGTCGTGGGCTATGCGCGGCCCTGCCGTGCGGTCTCGGTGAACCGCGAGCCGGAGGCGCCGTACGCGGCTCTCATGCAGATCATCGATGACCTCCAGGATCAGGATGTCCTCCTGATCGGGATGGACCAGCACGCGACCAGCGCCATCTTCGGCGGCCTCCTCGCCACCGCGGTCTCGTCGGCGGGCGGCCGAGGTGTGATCGTCGACGGCTTCGCGCGTGATGCGGACGAGATCGTGGGGATCGGCCTGCCGACGTTCGTCAAGGGGCTCGTGCCGCTGGACTCCTACGGTCGCGACGAGGTCGTCGAGATTGACCAGCCGATCAACATCGCGGGGGTTCCCGCCGGACGAGGAGACCTGGTATTCGGCGACGAGGACGGACTCGTCGTCGTGCCGCAGGCGCGCCTGGGCGAGGTGTTGCGGCTCGCGTTCGAGAAGGTGGCGGGCGAGGGGGACGTACGCGCTGCGCTCAAGGGCGGCATGTCGACATCCGACGCGTTCGCCCGTTTCGGAATCCTCTAG
- a CDS encoding SDR family NAD(P)-dependent oxidoreductase, producing the protein MSDFAGLVAIVTGAASGIGAATAAELLSRGATVAILDRDVSGATPDALAIACDIADPAAVKGAVARVAAELGGIDIVINNAGIGASGTVADNDDAEWARVLDVNVTGMARVVREALPHLERSQNAAVVNMSSAVAYVGVRNRALYSASKAAVVGLTLGMAADHVRDGIRVNAVAPGTAETPWIGRLLQESDDPDAAAEALRQRQPIGRLVSPAEVARALAYLASPLSGSTTGEILRVDGGMSSLRL; encoded by the coding sequence ATGAGCGACTTCGCGGGACTCGTCGCGATCGTCACGGGAGCTGCGAGCGGCATCGGCGCCGCCACTGCCGCCGAGCTGCTGTCGCGGGGCGCCACGGTCGCGATCCTCGACCGCGACGTCTCCGGAGCCACTCCCGATGCACTTGCGATCGCGTGCGACATCGCAGACCCCGCCGCCGTGAAGGGCGCTGTGGCTCGCGTGGCCGCGGAGCTGGGCGGCATCGACATCGTCATCAACAACGCCGGCATCGGCGCTTCCGGCACGGTGGCCGACAACGACGATGCGGAGTGGGCGCGCGTGCTCGACGTGAATGTCACCGGGATGGCGCGCGTCGTCCGCGAGGCGCTCCCGCATCTCGAGCGCTCGCAGAACGCGGCGGTCGTGAACATGTCGAGTGCGGTCGCCTACGTCGGGGTGCGCAACCGCGCACTGTACAGCGCGAGCAAGGCGGCGGTCGTCGGACTCACGCTCGGGATGGCCGCCGACCACGTGCGCGACGGCATCCGTGTGAACGCCGTCGCACCCGGAACGGCTGAGACCCCGTGGATCGGACGGCTGCTGCAGGAGTCGGACGACCCGGATGCAGCGGCGGAGGCCCTGCGCCAGCGACAGCCGATCGGGCGGCTCGTCTCCCCCGCGGAGGTCGCAAGGGCGCTCGCCTACCTCGCCTCGCCTCTGTCGGGCTCGACGACGGGAGAGATTCTGCGCGTCGACGGCGGGATGTCGAGCCTGCGGCTGTGA
- a CDS encoding M81 family metallopeptidase has protein sequence MTRVGIIGVFHETNSFSEHGTDIESFRPRWYLGEEFTTAFAGSRTVGGGFLAGNSEHGAESVPLFGTYATPSGRITAPAFAEILSTIRTALEPVVVGLDGILLELHGDMDVDLVSDPEEVITALVRELVGTLPIVAVLDFHTNMSRPRLAQADVLVGYQENPHIDTYERGREAAAHLARLMSGEAAPARAHRGLAIVAPPVAQRTTIEPFATIMAEARRLAVHPAIWSVNVHGGYAYLDASYTGIGFTAFGDAGSGELAESIVDELSTLMTALAPALSKDYPSPESAVAAALAGAGLTAVVDTGDNINGGSPGDTTWLAHAARAHAPATFLTTICDPAAIEQLREVAIGESAAVSIGGWAGESAGAPLVGTVTVIGRSSGVFVNEGPMATGATIDMGAACWVRLDNIDIVLQQRAAQPNDPQMFLHLGIDLRGYDAVMLKGAAAVRAGWAPYVDGFIDAGTRGETDSVLDRLPYTAFDGGPRSQ, from the coding sequence ATGACACGCGTCGGAATCATCGGCGTCTTCCACGAGACGAACAGCTTCTCCGAGCACGGCACGGACATTGAATCGTTCCGGCCGCGCTGGTACCTCGGCGAGGAGTTCACCACCGCGTTCGCCGGGTCCCGCACCGTAGGCGGCGGGTTCCTGGCTGGGAACTCCGAACACGGCGCCGAGAGCGTCCCGCTCTTCGGCACCTATGCGACGCCGTCCGGACGGATCACCGCGCCGGCGTTCGCGGAGATCCTGTCGACGATCCGCACCGCGCTGGAGCCTGTCGTCGTCGGCCTGGACGGGATCCTGCTCGAGCTTCACGGAGATATGGACGTCGACCTCGTCTCCGACCCCGAGGAAGTGATCACGGCTCTCGTCCGGGAGCTCGTCGGCACGCTCCCGATCGTCGCTGTCCTGGACTTCCACACGAACATGAGCAGACCGCGCCTCGCACAGGCCGACGTCCTGGTGGGATATCAGGAGAACCCGCACATCGACACCTACGAGCGCGGGAGAGAGGCGGCGGCGCACCTCGCCCGGCTGATGAGCGGAGAGGCAGCGCCCGCCCGCGCCCATCGCGGTCTGGCGATCGTGGCCCCTCCCGTCGCGCAGCGCACGACGATCGAGCCCTTCGCGACGATCATGGCTGAGGCACGGCGGCTCGCCGTCCACCCGGCCATCTGGTCCGTGAACGTGCATGGCGGGTACGCCTACCTCGATGCGTCGTACACCGGGATCGGCTTCACGGCGTTCGGGGATGCCGGCAGCGGCGAACTCGCGGAGTCCATCGTCGACGAGCTGAGCACACTCATGACTGCGCTCGCTCCGGCTCTCTCGAAGGACTATCCGAGCCCTGAGAGCGCCGTTGCCGCCGCGCTCGCGGGCGCAGGACTCACTGCGGTCGTCGATACCGGAGACAACATCAACGGCGGATCGCCGGGAGACACGACGTGGCTCGCGCACGCGGCCAGAGCGCACGCGCCTGCGACGTTCCTGACCACGATCTGCGACCCCGCAGCGATCGAGCAGCTGCGCGAGGTCGCGATCGGCGAGAGCGCCGCAGTGAGCATCGGCGGCTGGGCCGGCGAGAGCGCAGGCGCCCCGCTGGTCGGCACCGTGACGGTCATCGGCCGCTCTTCCGGTGTGTTCGTCAACGAGGGCCCCATGGCGACCGGTGCGACGATCGACATGGGCGCCGCGTGCTGGGTGCGCCTGGACAACATCGACATCGTCCTGCAGCAGCGGGCGGCCCAGCCGAACGATCCGCAGATGTTCCTGCATCTCGGAATCGATCTGCGTGGATACGACGCCGTCATGCTGAAGGGCGCCGCCGCCGTTCGCGCCGGCTGGGCGCCGTACGTGGACGGCTTCATCGATGCAGGAACCCGTGGCGAGACCGACTCCGTCCTGGACCGACTGCCGTATACGGCGTTCGATGGGGGCCCGCGCTCACAGTGA
- a CDS encoding NADP-dependent oxidoreductase, whose product MIAAQPDAVSRRVVFRRFGGPEVLEVELRPIPVPAPDEVLVRVAAAGVNPVDWKLFSGQPLHDSYERSLPSGNGYDFAGTIAATGAEVAGWRVGDRVFGGLRYHAQADHLVIDPRLLVRVPQGLSLLVAGSLNVVGRTAYASVESQHLTADDVVLVSGAAGGVGILTAQLAARTGARVFGTASPRHHALLRRLGIHPLAYDDTLLDHLRAAAPEGLTVVFDTVGHGTVDLGLALGVVPERINSVADYEARQRHPIAGVGGAAAGPRELAIVAQLLADRAIELPIDSVHQLGSVREAYARSIAGHATGKIVITTASGA is encoded by the coding sequence ATGATCGCCGCCCAACCGGATGCCGTCTCTCGCCGCGTGGTGTTCCGCCGCTTCGGCGGGCCGGAGGTGCTCGAGGTCGAGCTGCGCCCGATCCCCGTGCCGGCGCCCGACGAGGTGCTCGTGCGGGTGGCCGCGGCCGGGGTGAACCCGGTCGACTGGAAGCTGTTCAGCGGGCAGCCGCTGCACGATTCCTACGAGCGCAGCCTCCCCTCAGGCAACGGCTACGACTTCGCGGGCACGATCGCCGCGACCGGCGCCGAGGTCGCGGGCTGGCGCGTCGGCGACCGGGTGTTCGGTGGACTCCGCTATCACGCGCAGGCCGACCACCTGGTGATCGATCCCCGCCTGCTGGTGCGTGTGCCGCAGGGGCTGTCGCTCCTCGTGGCCGGATCGCTGAACGTGGTCGGGCGCACGGCATACGCGAGCGTCGAGTCGCAGCATCTCACCGCTGACGACGTGGTGCTGGTCAGCGGTGCGGCCGGCGGCGTCGGCATCCTCACCGCGCAGCTCGCCGCCCGCACCGGGGCCCGCGTCTTCGGCACTGCGAGCCCTCGCCATCATGCGCTGCTGCGTCGGCTCGGCATCCACCCGCTGGCCTACGACGACACGTTGCTCGATCACCTGCGTGCCGCAGCGCCCGAGGGGCTCACCGTCGTGTTCGACACGGTCGGGCACGGCACGGTCGATCTGGGACTCGCCCTCGGAGTCGTCCCGGAACGCATCAACTCGGTCGCAGACTACGAGGCACGGCAGCGGCATCCGATCGCCGGGGTGGGAGGCGCCGCCGCCGGCCCCCGCGAACTCGCGATCGTCGCCCAGCTGCTCGCCGATCGCGCGATCGAACTGCCCATCGACTCGGTGCACCAGCTGGGAAGCGTGCGCGAGGCCTATGCGCGCTCCATCGCCGGGCATGCGACCGGCAAGATCGTGATCACCACGGCATCGGGGGCGTGA
- a CDS encoding 3-hydroxyacyl-CoA dehydrogenase family protein: protein MSTTGASPAEVAVIGLGTMGIALARLFHDHGLDVRVFDTRVSEAASLPASLGTNLRVCASIRECVENAGFVFEAVSEDPAVKESVLREVSRWTTGIIASNTSTFMPRVLAAFVDRPENLLIAHFFNPADVVPLVEVVPHEGTSIEARRAVEQMLRDAGKKVVLLEKERVGFVANRLQAAVLRESLSLIEQGVVSAEDIDEVVRSALAPRWAVAGPIGVADLGGLDVFAAVCTQIFPDLSVADEPSHLLTSLVGAGRVGAKTGSGFYPHTDQGTRASVERIARLFSSLEPDGPTTPEHPGGIS from the coding sequence GTGAGCACGACGGGCGCCTCACCTGCAGAGGTGGCGGTCATCGGCCTGGGCACGATGGGGATCGCCCTCGCGAGGCTGTTCCATGATCACGGGCTCGACGTCCGCGTCTTCGACACACGGGTGTCCGAGGCGGCATCGCTTCCGGCATCGCTCGGCACGAACCTGCGGGTCTGCGCGAGCATCAGAGAGTGCGTGGAGAACGCGGGCTTCGTCTTCGAAGCAGTCAGCGAAGACCCCGCCGTGAAGGAATCGGTGCTCCGCGAGGTGTCGCGGTGGACAACGGGGATCATCGCCTCGAACACCTCCACCTTCATGCCGCGCGTGCTCGCCGCATTCGTCGACAGGCCGGAGAATCTGCTCATCGCGCACTTCTTCAACCCGGCAGATGTGGTGCCGCTCGTCGAGGTGGTCCCGCATGAGGGGACATCGATCGAAGCCCGCCGCGCTGTCGAGCAGATGCTCCGCGATGCCGGCAAGAAGGTCGTGCTGCTGGAGAAGGAGCGCGTCGGCTTCGTCGCCAATCGCCTGCAGGCTGCAGTGCTGCGCGAGAGCCTCTCTCTCATCGAACAGGGCGTCGTCTCCGCGGAAGACATCGACGAAGTCGTGAGGAGCGCACTCGCCCCGCGCTGGGCGGTCGCCGGGCCGATCGGGGTCGCCGACCTCGGCGGCCTGGATGTCTTCGCGGCAGTCTGCACGCAGATCTTCCCCGACCTCTCCGTCGCAGATGAGCCGAGCCACCTGCTCACGTCGCTGGTCGGCGCAGGACGGGTCGGGGCGAAGACCGGCTCCGGCTTCTACCCCCACACGGATCAGGGCACCCGAGCGTCCGTGGAGCGGATCGCGCGGCTGTTCTCCTCTCTCGAGCCCGACGGCCCCACCACCCCTGAACATCCTGGAGGCATCTCATGA
- a CDS encoding MIP/aquaporin family protein produces MTGTARKALAEALATFLFVLAIIAAVNSGNPLTPLAIGFTLAVLVYATGHISGAHLNPAVSVGVFLRGGLSVADFIAYLIAQLVGGALAALVSLTVWPAGEKAMVIEVGPAFLVEALFTLILVYVVLNVATSKDTAGNSFYGLAIGGVVFVGATTVGSISGGGFNPAVALGLSVSGHFAWSSLWLYFVAPIIGAVIAAILFRVLNTEDAKKIAAGE; encoded by the coding sequence ATGACCGGTACCGCACGCAAGGCGCTCGCCGAAGCGCTGGCGACCTTCCTGTTCGTCCTCGCGATCATCGCCGCCGTCAACAGCGGCAACCCGCTGACTCCGCTGGCCATCGGTTTCACGCTGGCCGTCCTCGTCTACGCGACGGGCCACATCTCGGGTGCGCACCTGAACCCCGCCGTCTCGGTGGGTGTCTTCCTGCGCGGCGGCCTCAGCGTCGCCGACTTCATCGCCTACCTCATCGCCCAGCTCGTCGGTGGCGCACTCGCGGCTCTGGTGAGCCTGACCGTGTGGCCGGCCGGTGAGAAGGCCATGGTCATCGAGGTCGGCCCCGCGTTCCTCGTCGAGGCGCTCTTCACGCTGATCCTCGTCTACGTCGTGCTCAACGTCGCCACCTCGAAGGACACCGCGGGCAACTCGTTCTACGGCCTCGCGATCGGTGGCGTCGTGTTCGTCGGTGCGACCACGGTCGGCTCGATCTCGGGTGGTGGCTTCAACCCGGCCGTCGCGCTCGGCCTCTCGGTCAGCGGGCACTTCGCCTGGAGCTCGCTGTGGCTCTACTTCGTCGCCCCGATCATCGGTGCTGTGATCGCCGCGATCCTGTTCCGCGTGCTCAACACCGAGGACGCGAAGAAGATCGCCGCCGGCGAGTAA
- a CDS encoding fumarylacetoacetate hydrolase family protein has product MHLMRIGEIGAERPVVRLNEETYVDVSDITNDFDERFFGGDGIQALRPIVQSRVAAGHIEEFSGERIGAPIARPHQILCIGLNYRDHAAETGQPVPVEPILFNKAPNTLVGPNDAVRVPRASTKLDWEVELGIVIGRRTSYLETVEDAADAIAGYTLVNDVSERAFQLERSGQWVKGKSAETFNPAGPWLVTPDEIDDVHDLGLWLDVNGTRRQNGNTSTMVFDPLFIVHYVSQFLVLEPGDLINTGTPPGVGMGFQPPVWLQQGDVMELGIDGLGSQRQDVIAARTRVGS; this is encoded by the coding sequence GTGCATTTGATGCGCATCGGTGAGATCGGCGCCGAGAGGCCCGTCGTCCGACTGAACGAGGAGACGTACGTCGACGTCTCGGACATCACGAATGACTTCGACGAACGGTTTTTCGGCGGCGACGGCATCCAGGCGCTGCGGCCTATCGTGCAGTCCCGCGTCGCCGCGGGGCACATCGAGGAGTTCTCCGGCGAGCGCATCGGCGCACCGATCGCACGTCCGCATCAGATCCTCTGCATCGGGCTGAACTACCGCGATCATGCCGCCGAGACCGGACAGCCGGTACCCGTGGAGCCGATCCTGTTCAACAAGGCCCCCAACACGCTGGTCGGGCCGAACGACGCCGTGCGCGTTCCTCGGGCCTCCACCAAGCTCGACTGGGAGGTCGAATTGGGGATCGTGATCGGACGCCGCACCAGCTACCTCGAGACCGTCGAGGACGCGGCTGACGCGATCGCGGGCTACACGCTCGTCAACGACGTGAGCGAACGAGCATTCCAGCTCGAGCGCAGCGGCCAGTGGGTCAAGGGGAAGTCCGCGGAGACGTTCAATCCGGCGGGACCCTGGCTGGTGACCCCGGACGAGATCGACGATGTGCACGACCTCGGCCTCTGGCTGGATGTCAATGGCACCCGCCGCCAGAACGGGAACACGTCGACCATGGTGTTCGACCCCCTGTTCATCGTGCACTACGTGTCGCAGTTCCTCGTGCTGGAGCCCGGCGACCTCATCAACACCGGCACACCGCCGGGAGTGGGCATGGGCTTCCAGCCGCCGGTCTGGTTGCAGCAGGGAGATGTGATGGAGCTCGGTATCGACGGCCTCGGAAGCCAGCGACAGGATGTCATCGCGGCACGGACGAGAGTCGGCTCATGA
- a CDS encoding IclR family transcriptional regulator, which produces MATEAPGDDVNLYGIRAVERTCDLLDTLAAAGGPVSLTALATACGLPKTSAFRYLSTLVARNYVERVGDSNDFRLGVGVYSLQADHLERLGQIARPHLERLRDELGETANMGILVGREVAYVDIVESTHAVRLAARPRDRDALHCTALGKAILARMSAEKAEKLVGEKFSARTERTILSWPALRVDLDRVRTQGYAVDDEENEIGGRCIAVAIPIESPSIAISVSSVTPRLPMDRVPEVAARLRAVSAVIAQEAAGL; this is translated from the coding sequence ATGGCTACAGAAGCACCCGGTGACGACGTCAATCTCTATGGCATCCGTGCTGTCGAGAGGACCTGCGACCTCTTGGACACTCTGGCGGCGGCGGGCGGCCCGGTCTCGCTCACTGCCCTCGCGACGGCCTGCGGTCTGCCGAAGACGTCAGCGTTCCGCTACCTGTCCACCCTGGTGGCACGCAACTATGTGGAACGCGTCGGCGACTCCAACGATTTCCGTCTCGGCGTCGGGGTGTACTCGCTGCAGGCGGACCACCTGGAGCGACTCGGCCAGATCGCCCGTCCGCACCTGGAGCGACTCAGGGATGAGCTCGGTGAAACCGCGAATATGGGGATCCTCGTGGGGCGCGAGGTTGCCTACGTCGACATCGTCGAGAGCACCCACGCGGTGCGGCTGGCGGCACGGCCACGCGACCGGGATGCGTTGCACTGCACCGCACTGGGCAAAGCGATCCTCGCCCGCATGTCTGCCGAGAAGGCGGAAAAGCTGGTGGGTGAGAAGTTCTCCGCTCGCACCGAGCGCACGATCCTCTCGTGGCCCGCGCTCCGTGTCGACCTCGATCGGGTGCGGACCCAGGGGTACGCGGTGGACGACGAGGAGAACGAGATCGGCGGGCGGTGCATCGCAGTGGCGATCCCGATCGAGTCGCCGAGCATCGCCATCAGTGTCTCTTCGGTGACTCCGCGCCTTCCCATGGACAGGGTCCCCGAGGTCGCTGCGCGTCTCCGGGCGGTCTCTGCAGTCATTGCGCAAGAAGCGGCGGGACTGTAG
- a CDS encoding GOLPH3/VPS74 family protein, with protein sequence MLIVEELHLLLLRPDGRREASAASYRLFGEVAAVLVDLTLHGRVIVTEGKRSVVQVVSAEPTGHPVLDAVLARLVPLSGKRLQSLVYSTKLDPLDEVIASLAAQGVLVRGERGFFGLGAERTPESDPGPEMLLRSRLAAVIAGTAAPSEADLTLLAILQGLNAAHPLLRQEAGGLSAGQLRTRIEALTTGSAAGGVVSSAVSSAIAATMMAVMTPVIVATTIS encoded by the coding sequence ATGCTGATCGTCGAAGAGCTCCACCTGCTGCTGCTGCGCCCGGACGGCCGCCGTGAGGCCTCCGCCGCGTCGTACCGCCTGTTCGGCGAGGTCGCTGCGGTGCTCGTCGACCTCACCCTGCACGGCCGGGTGATCGTGACCGAGGGGAAGAGGTCCGTGGTGCAGGTCGTCTCCGCCGAGCCGACCGGGCATCCCGTGCTCGACGCCGTGCTCGCCCGACTGGTCCCGCTGAGCGGCAAGCGCCTGCAGTCGCTGGTGTACTCCACGAAGCTCGACCCCCTCGACGAGGTCATCGCCTCGCTCGCGGCGCAGGGGGTGCTCGTGCGCGGCGAACGGGGCTTCTTCGGGTTGGGCGCGGAGCGCACCCCGGAGTCCGATCCCGGTCCGGAGATGCTGTTGCGCTCGCGACTCGCCGCGGTCATCGCCGGTACCGCGGCACCCTCTGAGGCGGACCTCACGCTGCTCGCCATCCTGCAGGGTCTCAACGCCGCCCACCCGCTGCTTCGTCAGGAGGCCGGGGGGCTCTCGGCCGGCCAGCTGCGCACGCGGATCGAAGCGCTCACGACCGGCTCGGCCGCGGGCGGTGTCGTCTCCTCGGCTGTGAGCTCCGCGATCGCCGCGACCATGATGGCGGTCATGACCCCGGTGATCGTCGCGACCACGATCTCCTGA